A region from the Streptomyces lydicus genome encodes:
- the fxsT gene encoding FxSxx-COOH system tetratricopeptide repeat protein, translating into MVEQTTFSGPSGSHEHITISYAGFTRPWAAWISHQLEAQGHGTTLLRWDPRADTALVAELSGLLEAEGRLLIVLDDWYFRLGPKTQEEWTTALREVVSPHADRFAAVSVATQSLPATASLLRPADLRDLDAREANRRVLQRLGIAGQGRAVDEEAPGAPRFPNNPPEVWNIPRRNNRFTGRDNVLEELHGKLAGSGAGAGPPLETRIALYGTSGVGKSQIAAEYAHRFGNDYDVVWWISATNRGAAREQLAELATRLGLPVGRELGDRIRAVHEALRVGRPYRRWLLIFDSADDMEQIEDLVPDGRGHVLITTLTRDWSGSGSAQEIEVLPFRRAESVAYARRRAPRLTPMEADLLSDAVQDLPLLLAQTAAWLDANPMSPKEYIELIRRGEPSLVGIRISSDYPMAFQTSWAITLNTLRERSPAAVELLKLFAFFAPDTIPVPMLAQARRGDLPEHLADLAAEPISWNTALRRLTESTAVRLDYQVSEDADPAVETALMHRLYHRFLRSDMTEDERDLMAATACRVLVTADPQNPADTRCWERYAELIPHLEPAGVLDSPEPAVQQLLLNCVEYLRVRGEYRMGLRLCEQFMSRWRTRLAATQRTMLVLTHQHANMLRRLGRYREAEAVGSAVVDQLATERDAADADLLRAQDGLAGTLIALGAYEQAYDLFDAVWRAYTDLLGPEAPRTLSSRHNLGTVLALLGRYEEALVTHREVLAFRERELRARHHLTLNAGTAYARTLRLLGRYRDATSAQELNARLHLQVMGPHTPQTLRAEHNLALCLRRSGDTARAATLLADLVERSRRVQGPRHPETLMVRADHATFLREHGDLGHARDLAEEVAERYRALAGERHPYTVGALGNVGLVRAEFGDPAQALDLADRALGGMTEAMGPDHPWTLGCALNAGAARNRVDDEEGAVELGRATLERARAALGDTHPLTLSAKTALAEDLRALRRGQEAAKLEQEAIGQLSGTLGAEHPHTLSARRRRRPYWDFEPQPV; encoded by the coding sequence ATGGTCGAGCAGACCACCTTTTCCGGTCCCAGCGGTTCCCACGAGCACATCACCATCAGCTATGCGGGCTTCACCCGGCCCTGGGCGGCGTGGATCTCCCACCAGCTGGAAGCGCAGGGCCACGGCACCACCCTGCTGCGCTGGGACCCCCGGGCGGACACCGCGCTGGTGGCGGAGCTGTCGGGGCTGCTGGAGGCCGAGGGCCGGCTGCTGATCGTGCTCGACGACTGGTACTTCCGGCTCGGCCCCAAGACACAGGAGGAGTGGACGACCGCGCTGCGCGAGGTGGTTTCCCCGCACGCCGACCGGTTCGCCGCGGTGAGCGTGGCCACCCAGTCGCTGCCCGCCACCGCGTCCCTGCTGCGGCCCGCCGACCTGCGCGACCTGGACGCCCGCGAGGCCAACCGCCGGGTGCTGCAGCGGCTCGGCATCGCCGGGCAGGGCCGGGCCGTGGACGAGGAGGCGCCCGGCGCGCCCCGCTTCCCGAACAACCCGCCCGAGGTGTGGAACATCCCGCGCCGCAACAACCGCTTCACCGGCCGCGACAACGTCCTCGAAGAGCTGCACGGCAAGCTGGCCGGCTCCGGGGCCGGTGCGGGCCCGCCGCTGGAGACCCGTATCGCGCTCTACGGCACCTCCGGCGTCGGCAAGAGCCAGATCGCCGCCGAGTACGCCCACCGCTTCGGCAACGACTACGACGTGGTGTGGTGGATCAGCGCCACCAACCGCGGCGCCGCCCGCGAGCAGCTCGCCGAACTCGCCACCCGGCTCGGCCTGCCCGTCGGCCGGGAGCTGGGCGACCGCATCCGCGCCGTCCACGAGGCGCTGCGCGTCGGCCGCCCCTACCGCCGCTGGCTGCTGATCTTCGACAGCGCCGACGACATGGAGCAGATCGAGGACCTGGTCCCCGACGGCCGCGGCCATGTCCTGATCACCACCCTCACCCGCGACTGGTCGGGCTCCGGCAGCGCCCAGGAGATCGAGGTCCTGCCCTTCCGGCGCGCCGAGAGCGTCGCCTACGCCCGGCGGCGGGCACCGCGGCTGACGCCGATGGAGGCCGATCTGCTCTCCGACGCCGTCCAGGACCTGCCGCTGCTGCTCGCCCAGACCGCCGCCTGGCTCGACGCCAACCCGATGTCCCCCAAGGAGTACATCGAGCTGATCCGCCGCGGTGAGCCCAGCCTGGTCGGCATCCGGATCTCCTCCGACTACCCCATGGCCTTCCAGACCAGCTGGGCCATAACCCTCAACACCCTGCGCGAACGCAGCCCCGCCGCGGTCGAACTCCTCAAGCTGTTCGCGTTCTTCGCCCCGGACACCATCCCCGTCCCGATGCTCGCCCAGGCCCGCCGCGGCGACCTGCCCGAACACCTCGCCGACCTGGCCGCCGAGCCGATCAGCTGGAACACCGCCCTGCGCCGGCTGACCGAATCCACCGCCGTACGCCTCGACTACCAGGTCTCCGAGGACGCCGACCCGGCCGTGGAGACCGCGCTGATGCACCGGCTCTACCACCGGTTCCTGCGCAGTGACATGACCGAGGACGAGCGCGACCTGATGGCGGCGACGGCCTGCCGGGTGCTGGTCACCGCCGACCCGCAGAACCCCGCCGACACCCGCTGCTGGGAGCGCTACGCCGAACTCATCCCGCATCTGGAGCCGGCCGGCGTCCTCGACAGCCCCGAACCCGCGGTCCAGCAACTGCTGCTCAACTGCGTCGAATACCTCCGGGTCCGCGGCGAGTACCGCATGGGCCTGCGGCTGTGCGAACAGTTCATGTCCCGCTGGCGCACCCGCCTAGCGGCCACCCAGCGCACCATGCTCGTCCTCACCCACCAGCACGCCAACATGCTGCGCAGGCTCGGCCGCTACCGCGAGGCCGAGGCGGTCGGCAGCGCCGTCGTCGACCAGCTCGCCACCGAGCGGGACGCGGCCGATGCCGACCTGCTGCGGGCGCAGGACGGCCTGGCCGGCACCCTGATCGCGCTGGGCGCGTACGAGCAGGCCTATGACCTCTTCGACGCCGTCTGGCGGGCCTATACCGACCTGCTGGGCCCGGAGGCCCCTCGCACCCTCTCCTCGCGGCACAACCTCGGCACGGTCCTGGCGCTGCTCGGCCGCTACGAGGAAGCGCTGGTCACCCACCGCGAGGTGCTGGCCTTCAGGGAGCGCGAGCTGCGCGCCCGGCACCACCTCACGCTCAACGCGGGCACCGCCTACGCCCGTACGCTGCGCCTGCTCGGCCGCTACCGCGACGCCACCTCCGCCCAGGAGCTCAACGCCCGGCTGCATCTGCAGGTGATGGGCCCGCACACCCCGCAGACGCTGCGCGCCGAGCACAACCTCGCGCTGTGCCTGCGCCGCTCCGGCGACACCGCCCGCGCCGCCACGCTGCTGGCCGACCTCGTCGAGCGCTCCCGCCGGGTGCAGGGCCCCCGTCACCCCGAGACGCTGATGGTGCGCGCGGACCACGCCACCTTCCTGCGGGAGCACGGCGACCTCGGGCACGCCCGCGACCTCGCCGAGGAGGTCGCCGAGCGCTACCGGGCGCTGGCCGGCGAGCGCCATCCGTACACCGTCGGCGCCCTGGGAAACGTCGGGCTGGTCCGTGCCGAGTTCGGGGACCCGGCACAGGCGCTGGACCTCGCGGACCGGGCGCTGGGCGGGATGACCGAGGCGATGGGCCCCGACCATCCCTGGACGCTGGGCTGTGCGCTGAACGCCGGTGCCGCCCGTAACCGGGTGGACGACGAGGAGGGCGCCGTGGAGCTGGGCCGCGCCACACTGGAGCGCGCCAGGGCGGCGCTGGGCGACACCCACCCGCTGACCCTCTCCGCGAAGACCGCACTCGCCGAGGACCTGCGCGCCCTGCGCCGTGGCCAGGAGGCAGCGAAGCTGGAGCAGGAGGCCATCGGGCAGCTCTCCGGGACGCTGGGCGCCGAGCACCCGCACACCCTCTCCGCCCGGCGCCGCCGCCGCCCGTACTGGGACTTCGAACCGCAGCCGGTCTAG
- a CDS encoding FxsB family cyclophane-forming radical SAM/SPASM peptide maturase, translated as MAGEKTGRTAVVPFRQFVLKVHSRCNLACTYCYIYTGPDRSWRTRPPTVPAATVRQTALRIAEHARTHRLREVRIDLHGGEPLLTGPGPLLEQAAAIRAALPGGCTAEFGLQTNGTLLTRERIDTLAAAGFRLGLSLDGGTPGLNRRRTDHAGRPSWPAVSRALRLLRDRPDAFAGILCTIDITADPAEVHDSLRALDPPMVDFLLPHANWSSPPPAGTGPAAGRTPYGDWLCTVFDLWWDGGPGPRVRVFTEILGLLLGRPSSSEAVGLSPVVALVVDTDGAIEQVDSLKSTYEGAAATGLDVFHHTFDEALAHPGMAARRSGRDGLGAQCRGCALVEVCGGGNYAHRYRADTGGFAHPSVYCADLERLIRHIAARLDATIALN; from the coding sequence GTGGCGGGGGAGAAGACCGGCCGGACGGCCGTCGTACCCTTCCGGCAGTTCGTCCTGAAGGTCCACAGCCGCTGCAACCTCGCCTGCACCTACTGCTACATCTACACCGGCCCCGACCGCAGCTGGCGCACCCGCCCGCCGACCGTCCCTGCCGCCACCGTCCGGCAGACCGCCCTGCGCATCGCCGAACACGCCCGCACCCACCGGCTGCGCGAGGTCCGTATCGACCTGCACGGCGGTGAACCGCTGCTCACCGGCCCCGGCCCGCTCCTGGAGCAGGCCGCCGCGATCCGCGCCGCGCTGCCCGGCGGCTGCACCGCCGAATTCGGTCTGCAGACCAACGGCACGCTCCTCACCCGGGAGCGGATCGACACCCTCGCGGCCGCCGGATTCCGGCTCGGCCTCAGCCTGGACGGCGGCACGCCCGGCCTCAACCGCCGCCGGACCGACCACGCCGGGCGGCCCTCCTGGCCCGCGGTCTCCCGCGCGCTACGCCTGCTCCGTGACCGGCCCGACGCCTTCGCCGGCATCCTGTGCACCATCGACATCACCGCCGACCCCGCCGAGGTCCACGACTCGCTGCGTGCCCTGGACCCCCCGATGGTCGACTTCCTCCTCCCGCACGCCAACTGGTCCAGCCCTCCCCCCGCCGGCACCGGGCCCGCGGCCGGCCGCACCCCGTACGGCGACTGGCTGTGCACCGTCTTCGACCTCTGGTGGGACGGCGGCCCCGGACCCCGGGTGCGGGTGTTCACCGAAATCCTCGGCCTCCTCCTGGGCCGCCCCAGCTCCAGCGAGGCGGTCGGTCTCTCCCCCGTCGTCGCCCTGGTCGTCGACACCGACGGCGCCATCGAACAGGTGGACTCGCTCAAATCCACCTACGAGGGCGCCGCCGCCACCGGCCTCGACGTCTTCCACCACACCTTCGACGAGGCCCTGGCCCACCCCGGCATGGCCGCCCGCCGCAGCGGCCGGGACGGCCTCGGGGCACAGTGCCGCGGCTGCGCCCTGGTGGAGGTGTGCGGCGGCGGCAACTACGCGCACCGCTACCGCGCGGACACCGGCGGATTCGCCCACCCGTCCGTCTACTGCGCCGACCTGGAACGCCTGATACGGCATATCGCGGCCCGGCTGGACGCCACGATCGCCCTCAACTGA
- a CDS encoding YxD-tail cyclophane-containing RiPP peptide codes for MATTPRTEPAVAARPGPSAERLPDFAGVDVGVLAARTDHAVLGEVAALLLRNWPSADEAVAYYEDGPEKALH; via the coding sequence GTGGCGACTACCCCCCGCACCGAACCGGCGGTGGCCGCGCGGCCGGGGCCGTCGGCCGAGCGGCTGCCGGATTTCGCCGGGGTTGACGTGGGCGTTCTGGCGGCGCGGACGGATCACGCGGTGCTGGGAGAGGTGGCGGCACTGCTGCTGCGCAACTGGCCGTCGGCGGACGAGGCCGTGGCGTACTACGAGGACGGCCCGGAAAAAGCCTTGCATTGA
- a CDS encoding SAV_2336 N-terminal domain-related protein, producing the protein MPLGEPGPGPLDELVARLTAAGVPADARGMADALWLAQWITPDATRADGPAAAGPDRTQESGGPDPATFRVGPAVSLDPGDARGTPPDGNGNGNADSPGTADADPSSSVLRDGARRRVAELLPTREERLPDPDRQRLGEVAVPIASAFPGLLPLQRALRPIQRYRPPVAPARRKLDEPATAELSAHAEMIIPVLRGVHRRAAALRLLMDGSSSMAVWEQMLHDLRQVCERVGAFRDVTVHYLHPHGQDIGVAAAPGPGRPLRPADQLHDPTGHHLTLVVSDCAGPLWRDGRMQRLLYRWAADAPLAVVQPLPQRMWARTLLPAVAGTLVRRQGPYQALGFRPSRRRRRPAAAPGAAPAAPRERAIPVLSATPSALGSWARLAAADAGLSLRGAACVVRADHGAGQPVPPPEPERAAPARMVRAFDQQASPAARLLAVHLSAVPLALPVIQLVQRAMLPQTGPAELAEVLLSGLVTQLPAEEGTPGEQGGVSGPWYDFVPGVRDELLGRLSAGEAALVLKHCSLYIERTFGRSARNFPAVAVAMLSGSGREPETGQRAVPEPFARVSERVLRRFEPALRPPARRPYAPDGPAAEGAALLERYEQGRAVRDLIEAVRLLRAATERLPVAGTDLARALLHAWAKWRQPDALEEAERAALGAERATAEGAAGDREAATAAREAERTRALIVLGRVGHARAGERHSAGTPAEERGALADAARRLHAACGLMSLLDPRVLECMVLRTEVLRRLAALPAPDTVPGTDELPGAGDLAADDPLDEAERCLSALLDQWPSGEQVPGEVYAARGGVLLDRARRAARGHEAGPRSAQALAVRAADDLDTATVLLRRRGSAADRLVCETLLDLAAARQLHDGAGLPSVLPLLERARETARALDDPALEAAALRRTAAVQRAVHTRTGDLTALDAALAALAAALRLATPDSPEHSALLAERGAALLLRARQEPAGPVGKRLANEAVHVLREALGRAGPQDPDLGHHRLLFGRALRLRYERQPSLADLHEADWILELAARGVDVPDAVAAEAWLEVGDIQLLLDRRFDSRERHDRAAACFRRAAAAARRAGSPLLAARAHHRRGEVLEVTAGPRSALHAYRESWEQWQRAAEETGAEAQRTRARMRALESTA; encoded by the coding sequence GTGCCCCTCGGGGAGCCCGGCCCGGGCCCCCTCGACGAACTCGTCGCCCGGCTGACCGCGGCGGGGGTGCCGGCCGACGCCCGCGGGATGGCCGACGCCCTCTGGCTCGCCCAGTGGATCACCCCGGACGCCACCCGGGCCGACGGCCCCGCGGCGGCCGGGCCCGACCGCACCCAGGAGTCCGGTGGTCCGGATCCGGCCACTTTCCGGGTGGGACCGGCCGTCTCCCTGGACCCCGGGGACGCCCGCGGGACACCGCCGGACGGCAACGGCAACGGCAACGCCGACAGCCCCGGCACCGCGGACGCGGACCCGTCCTCGTCCGTCCTCCGGGACGGCGCCCGGCGCCGGGTGGCCGAGCTGCTGCCCACCCGGGAGGAACGGCTCCCCGACCCGGACCGGCAGCGCCTGGGCGAGGTCGCGGTCCCGATCGCCTCCGCGTTCCCCGGGTTGCTGCCGCTGCAGCGTGCGCTGCGGCCCATCCAGCGCTACCGCCCGCCGGTCGCCCCGGCCCGCCGCAAGCTGGACGAGCCCGCCACCGCCGAACTCTCCGCCCATGCCGAAATGATCATCCCGGTGCTGCGCGGGGTGCACCGCAGGGCGGCCGCGCTCCGGCTGCTGATGGACGGCTCGTCCTCGATGGCCGTCTGGGAGCAGATGCTGCACGACCTGCGCCAGGTCTGCGAACGGGTCGGCGCCTTCCGCGATGTGACGGTGCACTACCTCCATCCGCACGGCCAGGACATCGGCGTCGCCGCGGCCCCGGGACCCGGCCGCCCGCTGCGCCCCGCCGACCAGCTGCACGACCCGACGGGCCATCACCTCACCCTTGTGGTCAGCGACTGCGCGGGCCCGCTGTGGCGGGACGGCCGGATGCAGCGGCTGCTCTACCGCTGGGCGGCCGACGCCCCGCTCGCCGTGGTCCAGCCGCTGCCGCAGCGGATGTGGGCGCGTACCCTGCTGCCCGCCGTGGCCGGCACCCTCGTCCGCCGCCAGGGCCCCTACCAAGCCCTCGGCTTCCGCCCGTCCCGCCGTCGCCGGCGCCCCGCCGCGGCACCGGGCGCCGCGCCCGCGGCGCCCCGCGAACGCGCCATCCCGGTCCTGTCCGCCACCCCCTCCGCCCTCGGCTCCTGGGCCCGGCTGGCCGCCGCCGACGCCGGTCTCTCGCTGCGCGGCGCGGCCTGTGTCGTACGGGCCGACCACGGCGCCGGGCAGCCGGTCCCGCCGCCCGAGCCCGAGCGCGCGGCACCCGCCCGTATGGTCCGCGCGTTCGACCAGCAGGCCTCGCCCGCCGCCCGGCTGCTCGCCGTCCACCTCTCTGCCGTCCCGCTCGCGCTGCCCGTCATCCAGCTCGTCCAGCGCGCGATGCTGCCCCAGACCGGCCCGGCCGAGCTGGCGGAGGTGCTGCTCAGCGGCCTGGTCACCCAGCTTCCCGCCGAGGAGGGGACGCCGGGGGAGCAGGGCGGGGTGAGCGGTCCGTGGTACGACTTCGTGCCCGGTGTACGCGACGAACTCCTCGGCCGGCTCAGTGCGGGCGAGGCCGCCCTGGTCCTCAAGCACTGCTCGCTCTACATCGAGCGCACCTTCGGCCGCAGCGCCCGCAACTTCCCGGCCGTCGCGGTCGCCATGCTCTCCGGCAGCGGCCGCGAGCCCGAGACCGGCCAGCGCGCCGTCCCCGAACCCTTCGCCCGGGTCTCCGAGCGCGTACTGCGCCGCTTCGAACCGGCCCTGCGCCCGCCCGCCCGGCGGCCCTACGCGCCCGACGGCCCCGCCGCGGAAGGCGCCGCCCTCCTGGAGCGCTACGAACAGGGCCGCGCCGTACGGGACCTGATCGAGGCCGTCCGGCTGCTGCGCGCCGCCACCGAGCGGCTGCCCGTGGCCGGTACCGACCTCGCCCGCGCCCTGCTGCACGCCTGGGCGAAGTGGCGCCAGCCGGACGCCCTGGAGGAGGCGGAGCGCGCGGCACTCGGCGCGGAGCGGGCCACGGCCGAAGGGGCCGCCGGTGACCGGGAGGCCGCCACCGCCGCCCGCGAGGCGGAGCGCACCCGGGCGCTGATCGTGCTGGGCCGGGTCGGCCACGCCCGCGCCGGGGAACGCCACAGCGCCGGCACCCCGGCCGAGGAGCGCGGCGCGCTCGCCGACGCCGCCCGCAGGCTGCACGCCGCCTGCGGGCTGATGAGCCTGCTCGACCCCCGTGTCCTGGAGTGCATGGTGCTGCGCACCGAGGTCCTGCGCCGCCTCGCCGCCCTGCCCGCCCCCGACACCGTGCCGGGGACCGACGAACTCCCGGGGGCCGGCGACCTGGCCGCCGACGACCCCCTCGACGAGGCGGAACGCTGTCTGTCCGCCCTGCTCGACCAGTGGCCCAGCGGCGAGCAGGTACCCGGCGAGGTCTACGCCGCCCGGGGCGGTGTCCTGCTCGACCGGGCCCGCCGGGCCGCCCGCGGTCACGAGGCAGGGCCGCGGTCCGCCCAGGCGCTCGCGGTGCGGGCCGCCGACGACCTCGACACCGCCACCGTCCTGCTGCGCCGCCGCGGCAGCGCCGCCGACCGGCTGGTCTGCGAGACGCTGCTCGATCTGGCGGCGGCCCGCCAGCTGCACGACGGCGCGGGCCTGCCGTCCGTGCTGCCGCTCCTCGAACGCGCCCGGGAGACGGCCCGCGCCCTCGACGACCCGGCGCTGGAAGCCGCCGCCCTGCGCCGTACGGCCGCCGTCCAGCGCGCCGTGCACACCCGCACCGGCGACCTGACCGCCCTCGACGCCGCCCTCGCCGCACTGGCCGCCGCGCTCCGCCTGGCCACCCCCGATTCGCCCGAGCACAGCGCGCTGCTGGCCGAGCGCGGCGCGGCGCTGCTGCTGCGCGCCCGGCAGGAGCCGGCCGGCCCAGTGGGCAAACGGCTGGCCAACGAGGCGGTGCACGTCCTGCGCGAGGCGCTGGGCCGGGCCGGGCCGCAGGACCCCGACCTCGGCCACCACCGTCTGCTGTTCGGCCGCGCCCTGCGACTGCGCTACGAACGCCAGCCCTCCCTCGCCGATCTGCACGAGGCCGACTGGATCCTGGAGCTGGCCGCCCGCGGGGTGGACGTACCGGACGCGGTGGCGGCCGAGGCCTGGCTCGAAGTGGGCGACATCCAGCTGCTGCTGGACCGCCGCTTCGACTCCCGCGAGCGCCATGACCGGGCCGCCGCCTGCTTCCGCCGCGCCGCCGCGGCCGCCCGGCGGGCCGGCAGCCCCCTGCTGGCCGCCCGTGCCCACCACCGCCGCGGCGAGGTCCTGGAGGTCACCGCCGGCCCCCGTTCGGCGCTGCACGCCTACCGGGAGAGCTGGGAACAGTGGCAGCGCGCCGCGGAGGAGACCGGCGCCGAGGCCCAGCGCACCCGCGCCCGGATGCGCGCCCTGGAATCCACCGCCTGA
- a CDS encoding AAA family ATPase: MSDWLIYRGAGAPHDGIEHLPPPPPWRDFDGGPLVAPPAALDPSSERRLGVQHREASHHRPGETERELVNAALYLRRPLLVTGAPGSGKSTLAHSVAYELGLGRVLGWPVVSRSTLRDGLYDYDAIGRLQDLQIARAAPSAADDDGVADADPTDEPGGGIGRYIRLGPLGTALLPAARPRVLLVDELDKSDIDLPNDLLNVLEEGEFRIPELERLAGSVPEVEVLSDDGARVTVRDGRVRCHAFPFIVLTSNGERDFPAPLLRRCIHLHIPVPDKERLAAMVRAHFGEGAAERYEAVIDGFLDREPGDVRAVDQLFNAIHLTQKAGWTDEDEEETRRRLTAELMRPLDRTR, from the coding sequence GTGAGCGACTGGCTCATCTACCGTGGCGCGGGGGCACCGCACGACGGAATTGAGCACCTTCCGCCGCCACCCCCGTGGCGCGATTTCGACGGTGGTCCTCTGGTGGCGCCGCCCGCCGCCCTCGACCCCTCCTCCGAGCGCAGGCTCGGCGTGCAGCACCGCGAAGCCAGCCACCACCGCCCCGGCGAGACCGAGCGCGAGCTGGTCAACGCCGCGCTCTACCTGCGCCGTCCGCTGCTGGTGACCGGCGCGCCGGGCAGCGGCAAGAGCACCCTGGCGCATTCGGTCGCCTATGAACTCGGCCTCGGCCGGGTGCTCGGCTGGCCGGTCGTCAGCCGCAGCACCCTGCGCGACGGCCTGTACGACTACGACGCCATCGGCCGCCTCCAGGACCTCCAGATCGCCCGCGCGGCCCCGTCCGCCGCGGACGACGACGGGGTGGCCGACGCGGACCCGACCGACGAACCAGGCGGTGGCATCGGCCGCTACATCCGCCTCGGCCCGCTGGGCACGGCCCTGCTGCCCGCCGCCCGGCCCCGCGTCCTGCTCGTCGACGAGCTCGACAAGAGCGATATCGACCTGCCCAACGACCTCCTCAATGTGCTGGAGGAAGGGGAGTTCCGGATTCCGGAGCTGGAGCGGCTGGCCGGATCCGTCCCCGAGGTGGAGGTGCTGAGCGACGACGGCGCGCGGGTGACGGTGCGCGACGGCCGGGTGCGCTGCCATGCCTTCCCCTTCATCGTCCTCACCAGCAACGGTGAACGCGACTTCCCCGCGCCCCTGCTGCGCCGCTGTATCCACCTCCACATCCCGGTGCCCGACAAGGAGCGGCTGGCCGCCATGGTGCGGGCCCACTTCGGCGAGGGCGCGGCCGAGCGCTACGAAGCGGTGATCGACGGCTTCCTGGACCGCGAGCCCGGCGATGTCCGCGCCGTCGACCAGCTCTTCAACGCCATCCACCTCACACAGAAGGCCGGCTGGACGGACGAGGACGAGGAGGAGACCCGGCGGCGTCTGACGGCGGAGCTGATGCGGCCTCTCGATCGGACGAGGTGA